A single region of the Pseudorhodoplanes sp. genome encodes:
- a CDS encoding ABC transporter substrate-binding protein produces the protein MLKRYGAFILAAGALAFATGTADAQTPKRGGILKFAVSAEPPNYDCHGATSFAFIHPVRPHYNTLLKFDEPNYPKVKGDLAQSWTVSPDGLTYTFKLKPNIKFHDGSPMTSADVKATYERIATPPAGVVSIRKAAYEDVASIETPDPQTVVFKLKARNASMLTNFASPWDCIYSAAKLKQDPKFPEKNVMGTGPFKFVEHAAGSHWVGERFADYFEKGKPYLDGYRAIFIRNTAARVNALQAGEVLAEFRGHSPADQTKLVNALGDKVNVHESPWVCSLVVTFNTEKKPFDDARVRRALSLAIDRWQGAQALSKIALVRHVGGLLRPGYELAVSEKEIVQYPGYGKDISKARAEAKKLLADAGVKDLKFKFLNRNVPMPYTPVGVFVIDQWRQIGVTAEHDQPETKAYIGNLRSGNYDVGLDFNCDAVDDPNLQLLKYISADKSSINYGRYNDRKLDDLYEKQKRELDPKKRMALLRDFEKHALTEAYTFPTIWWHRIIVNWKQLKGWHMSPSHYINQDLQDVWLDQ, from the coding sequence GGCGCGACATCGTTTGCGTTCATTCACCCGGTCCGGCCGCATTACAACACGCTGTTGAAGTTTGACGAGCCGAACTATCCGAAGGTCAAAGGTGATCTGGCGCAATCATGGACGGTGTCACCGGACGGGCTCACCTACACGTTCAAGCTGAAGCCCAACATCAAATTCCACGACGGCTCGCCGATGACGTCAGCCGACGTGAAAGCCACCTATGAGCGCATCGCCACTCCGCCGGCAGGCGTGGTGTCGATCCGCAAGGCCGCCTATGAAGACGTTGCCTCAATCGAGACACCCGATCCGCAGACGGTCGTTTTTAAGCTGAAGGCGCGCAACGCCTCGATGCTGACCAATTTCGCCTCGCCCTGGGATTGCATCTACAGCGCGGCGAAGCTGAAGCAAGATCCCAAATTCCCCGAAAAGAACGTAATGGGGACGGGCCCGTTCAAGTTCGTTGAACATGCGGCCGGCTCGCACTGGGTCGGTGAGCGCTTTGCCGACTATTTCGAGAAAGGCAAGCCCTATCTCGACGGCTATCGCGCGATCTTCATCCGCAACACGGCGGCGCGCGTGAATGCGTTGCAGGCTGGCGAAGTGCTGGCCGAATTCCGCGGACATTCTCCTGCCGATCAGACCAAGCTTGTCAATGCTCTTGGCGACAAGGTGAATGTGCATGAATCGCCTTGGGTGTGCAGCCTGGTTGTCACCTTCAACACAGAGAAAAAGCCATTCGACGATGCCCGGGTGCGGCGCGCACTTTCGCTCGCTATCGACCGCTGGCAGGGTGCACAGGCGTTGTCCAAGATCGCGCTGGTCCGCCATGTCGGCGGCTTGTTGCGGCCGGGCTATGAGCTCGCCGTTAGCGAAAAGGAGATCGTGCAGTATCCGGGCTATGGCAAGGACATCAGCAAGGCGCGCGCCGAAGCCAAGAAGCTTCTGGCAGACGCCGGCGTAAAGGACCTGAAGTTCAAGTTCCTCAATCGCAATGTGCCGATGCCCTATACGCCGGTCGGCGTGTTCGTGATCGACCAATGGCGCCAGATCGGCGTCACCGCCGAACATGACCAGCCGGAGACCAAGGCTTATATCGGCAATCTGCGTAGCGGCAATTACGACGTCGGTCTCGACTTCAATTGCGACGCGGTCGACGATCCCAACCTGCAGCTGCTTAAATACATCTCGGCCGACAAGTCGTCGATCAATTACGGCCGCTACAACGACCGCAAGCTTGACGACCTGTACGAGAAGCAGAAGCGGGAGCTCGATCCCAAGAAGCGGATGGCGCTGCTGCGTGATTTCGAGAAACACGCCCTCACCGAGGCCTATACCTTCCCGACCATCTGGTGGCACCGCATCATCGTAAACTGGAAACAGTTGAAAGGCTGGCACATGTCGCCAAGCCACTACATCAACCAGGACCTCCAGGACGTCTGGCTGGACCAGTAA
- a CDS encoding CaiB/BaiF CoA-transferase family protein produces the protein MPGPLAGIRVLELARVLAGPWAGQILADLGADVIKVEREGLGDDTRQWGPPFVEGKNGENLGGSYYHSCNRGKRSIALNFESERGRRIAHKLAMRSDILVENFKLGGLKKFGLDYESLSAENPRLIYCSITGFGQTGPYAHRAGYDLIIQGMGGIMSITGEPEREPMRLGVAFADVFTGVYSVVGILAALHKRERTGCGSYVDMALFDTMTSVLANQALSYLVSGEVPTRMGNAHPTVVPYQVFPTSDGHMIIAVGNDGQYAKFCQILGVPELAQDTRYKTNGDRVVNRGTLIPQLTALTAQRTRADLLEKCEAAGVPAGPINTIDEVFRDPQIVARGMQIAPKSDLAKGGAIPGVRTPLVINGRPTESDLAPPDVGQHTQEILREIGEI, from the coding sequence ATGCCCGGACCTCTTGCCGGAATCCGCGTTCTCGAACTTGCCCGCGTGCTGGCGGGACCATGGGCCGGGCAGATTCTCGCCGACCTCGGCGCAGACGTGATCAAGGTCGAGCGCGAAGGTCTGGGCGACGACACCCGGCAATGGGGTCCGCCCTTTGTCGAAGGCAAGAACGGTGAAAATCTCGGCGGCTCCTATTATCATTCCTGCAACAGAGGAAAGAGGTCGATCGCGCTCAATTTCGAGAGCGAGCGCGGCCGGCGCATCGCACACAAGCTCGCCATGCGCTCCGACATCCTCGTGGAAAACTTCAAGCTCGGCGGATTAAAGAAGTTCGGGCTCGATTACGAGAGTTTGTCCGCCGAAAATCCTCGCCTGATCTATTGCTCGATCACCGGCTTCGGCCAGACCGGTCCCTATGCTCACCGCGCCGGCTATGACCTGATCATCCAGGGGATGGGCGGGATCATGAGCATCACCGGCGAGCCGGAGCGCGAACCGATGCGACTCGGCGTCGCCTTCGCCGATGTGTTTACCGGCGTTTATTCGGTTGTCGGCATCCTCGCGGCGCTGCACAAACGCGAGCGCACCGGCTGCGGCTCGTATGTTGACATGGCATTGTTCGATACCATGACGAGCGTGCTGGCGAACCAGGCGCTGAGCTATCTGGTGTCCGGGGAGGTGCCCACCCGCATGGGCAACGCGCACCCGACCGTGGTGCCGTATCAAGTGTTCCCGACCTCGGACGGGCACATGATCATCGCCGTCGGAAATGACGGGCAATATGCGAAATTCTGCCAGATCCTCGGCGTCCCCGAACTGGCGCAGGACACCCGCTACAAGACCAACGGCGACCGCGTGGTCAATCGCGGCACGCTGATCCCGCAATTGACCGCCCTGACCGCGCAGCGCACCCGCGCCGACCTTCTGGAAAAATGCGAAGCGGCCGGCGTGCCGGCCGGACCCATCAACACCATCGACGAGGTGTTCAGAGACCCGCAGATCGTGGCGCGCGGCATGCAGATCGCGCCGAAAAGCGACCTGGCGAAAGGCGGCGCCATTCCCGGCGTGCGCACACCGCTGGTGATCAACGGAAGGCCGACAGAGTCCGACTTGGCGCCGCCCGATGTCGGGCAGCACACGCAGGAGATTTTGCGGGAGATCGGGGAGATATAA
- a CDS encoding acyl-CoA dehydratase activase, producing MKYVAGVDVGSTQTKAVIIDENKTIVGRALLDMETSMATVAQDAFRAAVADAKISEADVVRVVGTGYGRYNVTFGSEQVTEISCHARGAVTLFPGTRTVIDIGGQDTKAIRVKEDGQVGDFTMNDKCAAGTGRFLGAASYALEMPLSELGALALKSQNPVRITTTCTVFAESEIISHLAKGLLPEDVLMGVHQAITSRCVSLARRVGIESEVTFTGGVSRNIAIVKLIEEAAGARINVSPDAHFCGALGAALFSHDRVFGGQAHPVAA from the coding sequence ATGAAATACGTTGCGGGAGTTGACGTCGGATCGACGCAGACCAAGGCGGTGATCATCGACGAGAACAAGACCATCGTGGGGCGCGCGCTGCTCGACATGGAGACCAGCATGGCCACCGTCGCGCAGGACGCGTTCAGGGCGGCAGTCGCCGATGCGAAGATCAGCGAGGCCGATGTCGTTCGCGTCGTTGGCACAGGGTATGGCCGCTATAACGTGACCTTCGGCAGCGAGCAGGTCACCGAGATCAGTTGCCACGCGCGCGGCGCGGTCACGCTGTTTCCGGGGACGCGCACAGTCATTGACATCGGCGGCCAGGACACCAAGGCGATCCGCGTCAAGGAGGATGGCCAGGTCGGCGATTTCACCATGAACGACAAGTGCGCCGCCGGCACCGGACGCTTCCTCGGCGCCGCGTCCTATGCGCTGGAAATGCCGCTGTCCGAGCTCGGGGCGCTGGCGCTCAAGTCGCAGAACCCGGTGCGCATCACAACAACCTGCACCGTATTCGCCGAGTCGGAGATCATAAGCCATCTTGCAAAAGGTCTCTTGCCGGAAGACGTGCTGATGGGCGTGCACCAGGCCATCACCAGCCGCTGCGTGTCGCTCGCGCGGCGCGTCGGCATCGAGTCGGAAGTAACGTTCACCGGCGGGGTGAGCCGCAATATCGCCATCGTCAAGCTGATCGAGGAAGCCGCCGGCGCCAGGATCAATGTCAGCCCGGACGCGCATTTCTGCGGTGCGCTCGGGGCCGCGTTGTTTTCGCACGACCGCGTCTTTGGCGGTCAGGCGCATCCGGTGGCAGCTTAG
- a CDS encoding ABC transporter permease has protein sequence MTTITTTEIPYRTRKVRHPIIEFIRAQPTGSAGMAFIVILFLCGVLAEFVAPYDPLALDYGAMLAPPSWEHWMGTDAFGRDVFSRIIYGARTALAVGFFASLLGSGIGAMIGVISAYFGGRIDMIIERFMDVLLAFPIIVLALAVVAVLGKFPVMGLDVNLIIAIAIPMIPKIARVVRSAALAIRGLPYVDAARAAGYSHPRIIFRHIAPNVVAPFLIMFTAFIAQAILLEASLSFLGLGVTEPTPAWGLMLSGTSQEFYSQAPWMIIFPGIAISLAVFAFNLFGDSLRDFLDPRFKV, from the coding sequence ATGACGACGATCACCACGACCGAGATCCCGTATCGCACGCGCAAGGTTCGCCATCCGATCATCGAATTCATCCGCGCGCAGCCAACCGGCAGCGCCGGCATGGCCTTCATCGTCATTCTCTTTTTGTGCGGTGTGCTCGCGGAATTTGTCGCGCCCTACGACCCGCTGGCGCTGGATTACGGTGCGATGCTTGCCCCGCCATCCTGGGAGCACTGGATGGGGACCGATGCCTTCGGGCGGGATGTGTTCTCGCGCATCATCTACGGTGCGCGTACCGCGCTGGCGGTGGGTTTCTTCGCCTCCCTGCTCGGCTCTGGCATCGGGGCGATGATCGGCGTGATCTCCGCCTATTTCGGCGGACGCATCGACATGATCATCGAGCGATTCATGGACGTACTGCTCGCCTTCCCGATCATCGTGCTGGCGCTCGCCGTTGTCGCCGTGCTTGGCAAATTTCCGGTCATGGGGCTTGACGTCAACCTGATCATCGCGATCGCCATCCCGATGATCCCGAAGATCGCGCGCGTGGTGCGTTCGGCAGCGCTGGCGATCCGTGGCTTGCCCTACGTCGACGCCGCGCGCGCCGCCGGCTACAGCCATCCACGCATCATCTTCCGCCATATCGCGCCCAACGTCGTGGCGCCGTTCCTGATCATGTTCACAGCTTTTATCGCGCAGGCGATCCTGCTCGAGGCTTCGCTGTCCTTCCTCGGGCTCGGCGTCACCGAGCCGACCCCGGCCTGGGGCCTGATGCTGTCCGGCACCTCGCAGGAATTCTACAGCCAGGCACCCTGGATGATCATTTTCCCAGGCATCGCCATCAGCCTTGCAGTTTTCGCATTCAACCTGTTCGGCGACAGCCTGCGCGACTTCCTCGACCCAAGGTTCAAGGTATAA
- a CDS encoding ABC transporter permease: MLRYTIHRLLLMIPTLFGVAVLVFVLLRMMPGDIVELRLLMDGGQVSPEALATERARLGLDKSLWLQFYDWITGIMVGDFGTSMWTGRPVIDEIGSRLGLSLQVAIMATVLAIIIAIPLGTIAALYNNSWIDHAIRVFAIAGLAVPSFWLGMLIILALLYSFEWIPPLTYVPIWEDPLHNLSQLIWPAIAVGYRYSAVATRMTRSTLLEVLHEDYIRTARAKGVYERLVISRHAVRNAMLPVVTVVGLEFAFLIGGLVVTEQVFNLNGIGKLFVETVTRNDYTMVQALVMLVAAFFILINFVVDLLYAVLDPRIRYS, encoded by the coding sequence ATGCTCCGCTACACCATCCATCGCCTGCTGCTGATGATCCCGACCCTGTTCGGCGTCGCGGTTCTCGTTTTCGTATTGTTGCGCATGATGCCGGGCGACATCGTCGAACTGCGGCTCCTCATGGACGGCGGGCAGGTGAGCCCGGAGGCGCTCGCCACCGAACGCGCCCGTCTCGGCCTCGACAAGTCGCTCTGGTTGCAATTCTACGACTGGATAACCGGCATCATGGTCGGGGATTTCGGCACCTCGATGTGGACCGGACGTCCGGTAATCGACGAAATCGGCAGCCGGCTGGGATTGTCGCTGCAGGTCGCCATCATGGCGACGGTCCTCGCGATCATTATCGCCATCCCGCTCGGCACCATTGCGGCGCTCTACAACAATTCATGGATCGATCACGCCATCCGCGTCTTCGCGATTGCGGGGCTCGCCGTGCCCTCTTTCTGGCTCGGCATGCTCATCATCCTCGCGCTGCTCTACAGCTTTGAATGGATTCCGCCGCTGACCTATGTCCCGATCTGGGAGGATCCGCTGCACAATCTGTCGCAGCTCATCTGGCCGGCGATCGCGGTGGGTTATCGCTATTCCGCCGTCGCGACGCGCATGACACGTTCCACACTGCTGGAAGTGCTGCATGAGGATTACATCCGCACCGCGCGCGCAAAGGGCGTTTATGAGCGCCTGGTCATTTCACGCCACGCCGTCCGCAATGCCATGCTGCCGGTCGTGACCGTCGTCGGCCTCGAATTCGCCTTCCTGATCGGAGGGCTCGTGGTGACGGAGCAGGTCTTTAACCTGAACGGCATCGGAAAGCTGTTCGTCGAGACCGTGACCCGTAACGACTACACGATGGTGCAGGCCCTCGTCATGCTGGTCGCGGCGTTCTTCATTCTGATCAATTTTGTGGTCGATCTGCTCTACGCCGTGCTCGACCCGCGTATCCGGTACAGCTGA
- a CDS encoding acyl-CoA dehydratase activase — MLHVAGIDIGSTYSKAIVLNERSEVVGTAVRRTGFKLALAAEAVFEELLKSSNLDRAAITYVAATGYGRYTVPFRNTQITELTAHAQAAVHLYPDTRTILDIGGQDIKAIKVDGEGRVKVFRLNDKCAAGTGAFLEKTARYLGLTTADLGPYALRATNPVPISSVCAVFAESEVISHLSKGVPAEDIVMGAMISLGGRAIQLMRRVGIEPGYMLTGGMTRNAAMVKALEESLGARFHVAPDGLGQLNGAYGAAFLGLRRVEKLLAEGKPIPPTAAQQAPGEAGTTVRRWSALAPKKSIEPCRVTGTCPVVGKPVNKALETAA, encoded by the coding sequence ATGCTACACGTTGCAGGTATCGACATCGGGTCGACCTATTCCAAGGCAATCGTGCTCAATGAACGGAGCGAAGTCGTCGGCACGGCGGTGCGGCGCACCGGATTCAAGCTCGCGCTTGCCGCCGAGGCGGTGTTCGAGGAGCTGTTAAAGTCCAGCAACCTCGACCGCGCAGCGATCACCTATGTCGCCGCCACGGGCTACGGCCGCTATACTGTGCCGTTCCGCAATACGCAGATCACCGAACTCACTGCGCATGCGCAGGCCGCGGTGCATCTTTACCCGGACACCCGCACAATCCTCGATATTGGCGGGCAGGACATCAAGGCCATCAAGGTCGACGGCGAGGGGCGCGTGAAGGTGTTCCGCCTTAACGACAAATGCGCCGCCGGCACAGGCGCTTTTCTCGAAAAGACCGCCCGCTATCTCGGACTTACGACCGCCGATCTCGGCCCCTATGCGCTGCGCGCCACAAACCCGGTGCCGATCAGCAGCGTTTGCGCGGTGTTCGCCGAATCGGAGGTGATCAGCCATCTGTCGAAAGGTGTACCGGCGGAAGACATCGTCATGGGCGCGATGATTTCGCTCGGCGGCCGTGCGATTCAGCTCATGCGCCGTGTCGGGATCGAGCCGGGTTACATGCTGACCGGTGGAATGACGCGCAACGCGGCGATGGTCAAGGCGCTGGAAGAAAGCCTGGGCGCCCGTTTCCACGTCGCGCCCGATGGGCTCGGTCAGCTAAACGGCGCATATGGCGCCGCCTTCCTCGGGCTGCGCCGCGTTGAGAAGCTTCTCGCCGAAGGCAAGCCTATTCCGCCGACCGCGGCGCAGCAGGCGCCTGGTGAAGCGGGCACGACGGTGCGCCGCTGGTCGGCGTTGGCGCCGAAGAAGAGCATCGAGCCGTGCCGCGTGACCGGCACCTGTCCGGTCGTCGGCAAGCCTGTCAACAAGGCGCTCGAAACTGCAGCCTGA